In the Patescibacteria group bacterium genome, ACATCACAGTGGTCAGTCACTGGTTGCACTGTGTTCGGCTCCGGATCACCTTCCGACTAGCCTGTAGGGTTCGGGTCAAGACGGTGCCGCTTTACTACCCAATCGGGTGGAAGGGCGCGTTTGCCGAGGTCGCGATGATCTGCTACCACGTGCTTGATCGGAAAGGGAATGGCTGGATTGCCCGGCGCAACCGCGCCAAGCGAACATTCTCGAAACCATCCTGATGTAGAATGGAGGAGTCGATGTGCGACAAGTACGTATATCTCGCAGGGCCGATTGCGGGGCAGACTTACGACCAGAGCAACGACTGGCGTATCAATACCGGTGACCGGCTCAGAGAACTTGGGATGGTTCCGCTTTCACCGATGCGAGGGAAAGACCCGCAAGCGTTTGTTCCGGGGTTTGACCGTGAATCCACGCCGCTGACCTCCGCCCGTGGCATCAAGGCTCGTGATAAGTATGATGTGCACCGATCATCGGCAGTCCTGGCCAACTTCCTTGGGGCCACGGACAAGTCTATCGGCACAGCGTGCGAATTCAGTTGGGCTGATGACGCCGGGGTGCCGGTCATCGCTGTCATGGAGCCATCGGGTAATCCGAATGATCACCCGTTCATTCGAGAAACCGCGTTCTGCGTGGTCACAACTCTTGGTGAGGCGATCGAGGTTCTCAGATGGATCGTGCTTCCATGACAACGAACCGTCACTGCCGGGGCTTAACCGCCCCGGCTATTATTTTTCGTTGACTTTTGGTGCTGAATCACGTAATATAAAAGATAGCCGAGATGGATGGCCAGTTTTTTGTTATTTGGGATCGTGGTGGAATTGGCATACACAACAGGTTGAGGGCCTGTGGGAGAAATCCCGTGAGGGTTCAAGTCCCTCCGATCCCACCATTCAGAGGATAGAAAATGGAGGATAGAGGATGGACTGTTTTCCTAACATTACAATAGGATCGAAATAAACAATCTATTTTCCACCTTCAATCATCCATTCTCCGATCTGGAATCTTAGCTCAGTTGGTTAGAGCGCCTCGTTTACACCGAGGAGGTCAGTGGTCCGAGTCCACTAGGTTCCACCATTCGACTTTTCGACCAAATTATTTGCCCAGATAGCTCAGTGGTAGAGCGCTGCCCTGAAGAGGCAGGCGTGGTCAGTCCGATTCTGACTCTGGGCACCAACCTTCGCCATCGCGTACGCTCGGACTATGGTTGGCAAGCCAATCAGTTTACTCTAAAGATTAGGTAATAATTGCGAAGGTTGCCGTCCGAAGTCGTTATGGAATAACGCGAAGGATGGCTAGGCAAATATAATGGAGTACGTTAATGTCCACATTTTTCCCGCCAATAGATGGTACGAGTGCGCAATATGGCACCATTTGGATCGTATTACTTCTTGCAACCGCGCTTTTAATTGGGCTATGGTGGTTCATGCACAAAGCAGTGATGCGAACATCAATATTACGTTATCTATCTACAGTAGTGGTAATGGGGTTCATTGTTTACTGGTTTAGGTTCGAAAACGTAATGTACTTTACCGCAGATTGGATTATCTGGTTGTGGGTTGCGGTGGTGGCAATTGGCTTGCTCTGGTTGTTGTCGATCCGCCTGATAAAAGTGCCCAAAGTTAAAGCTAAACAATCAGTAGTAGATACCAAAACAAAATACCTTCCGAAATCAAAAAATACAAAGCCAAGGATTAAAAAATAAATCAGTAAATGTCATTTCGACCCTCGGAGAGCGTCAGCTCGACGGTGTTGGAGAAATCTTAAAAAGAATCCCTTCCAGTCTTTCTTGAGATCTCTCCAACCTCTCGACAAAGCTCGAGGGGTCGAGATGACAATTATCGGATCATAAAAATTATAAACAAAAATCAAACAAGAAATAGTTTAGGAGAACAATGGTCAATAAGCCGAATACAGAAGAGACGATGGAAGAGCTAGTTACCGAGGCTGGTGAGAACCTGGTCCCATTTAAAGTTGGCAGCGTAGCCGACGTAGTTGTAACTGCAGTTACTAAAAACAGCATTTGGGTAGATGTTGCGGGCGTGGCGGTTGGAATAATTCCAGACCGTGAGTTTTCGTTTGGTACGGGGGATCTAAAAGTGGGCGATCATGTTGTGGCGTATGTTTTGTCTCAAGAAGACAAAGAGGGTCATGTAGTCTTAAGCTTGCGCAAAGCAGACAGAGAGCGCTTGTGGGTTACCTTAAAAGATAAATTCGAAAGCGGTGAAGTACTTCAAGCTAAAGTAGCCGAAGCAAACAAGGGTGGTTTGATGGTAGAAATTGGCGGCGTGGTTGGTTTCTTGCCGATATCGCAGCTTGCGTCAAACCATTATCCTAGAGCAACTCAAGGGAATCGAGACGAGGTTTCAACCAAACTTAATGAATTAATTGGCGAAACCATGAACGTCAAAATTATTAACTTTGATAAAATTACCAATAAATTAATCTTTTCTGAGCGCGCCGCCGGAGATACCGTTGCAGAAGAAAAGCTAAGCAAAATTAAAATTGGCGAGATCTTAAAAGGTAAAATTACCGGTATCGTAGATTTTGGTTTGTTTGTTAGTATTGGTGATGATTTAGAGGGCTTGGTACACATCTCCGAAATTTCGTGGAAAAGGGTTAGTGATTTACGCACCATGTTTAACATTGGTGATGAAATCAACGTCTCCGTGACTGGCATAACCGACGGAAAAGTGTCGTTGTCAATGAAGCGATTGCTAGAAGACCCATGGGTAGAAGCAGCTAGTAAGTTTAAAGTAGGTGATATTGTATCTGGCGTGGTTACAGGTGCTACCCGATTTGGCGTTTTTGTCCGCTTGAACGATACTGTTGATGGCCTGGTACACAAATCTGAGTTGACCGATGAAAATGTAGAAGATCCATCAACCATATTACCAATTGGTCACAAAGATCAGTTTAGAGTAATTAGCATCGATTCTCCGGCTCATCGCTTAAGTTTAAGCTGGAAGGGTCTAAAAGCCGAAGCAGACAAGCAAGCTGCCAAAACGGCCAAGAAATTACCGGAAAAAGCCGAAGTTCAAGAGGAAGTTAAAGAAGAAGTCAAAAAGGAATCACCTAAAAAAGCACCTGCCAAAAAGCCGGCTGCCAAAAAAACCTCCAAAAAAGAATAAAGAGGTAATATGATTATTACGCGCAATTCTGAACATGCTTTAGAGTTTAAGACCAAAGAAGCGGCGATTAAAGTAAACACAGACGTGGTTATTAACGATGTAAAGATAGCTGGCCCGGGTGAATACGATGTGGCAAAGGTTTCGGTGATTGGGTTTCCTACAAAAACGCAGACGGTTTACCTGTTGGCTGTGGACGATGTTACAGTGTGCTATTTTTCCGTCAAACCGGAAAAATTGGCCACCGATGTAATTGAAAAGATGGGTAATGTTGAGATGCTTGTGGTTACGCTTTGTGCAGACACAACTCCAGAGGAAGTGGTTAACTTAATTAACGCGCTTGAGCCGAACGTAGTGATGCCAATTGGTGATAAAGGTGCGGTGGAAAAATTAATGCAGACATCTGGGGCAGATAACACCGAGATTGATTCTTATAAAATTACCAAATCCACCTTACCGGCTGACGACCGACAAATGATCGTACTCAAGTCGGGTAGATAATAGAGGATGGAATATGGATCCGTAGGGGTGGACTCATATGTCCGCCCGTTTGTGGAGAGGCCTGATGTTCAGCCCCGATCTAAGTAAATCTCTAAAAGACATTATCGCAAATTCACCTCGAGTTTTGCTGATTTGTCATGAAAAACCGGATGGTGACGCGATCTCGTCATTACTAGCAACTCGGTTAATGTTATTTGGCCTGAATTGTTTGGACGTGCAAATGGTCAGTATAGATGGCGTGCCAAAGGCGTTTGAGTTTTTACCTGATTCAAATTTGATAAAATCCGATTTTTTACGAGGTGATTTTGAAGTCATTATTACTTTGGACTGTGGCGACTTTAAACGCACCGGATACTCTGATCGCATAGCTAAGATGATCGAAAAGGGCACCAAATTAATTAACATAGATCATCACCCTAAAAACGATATTTTTCGGATTGCACACCTAAATTTAAGCGATACAACATGCGCCTCAACCACGCAAATAATCTATCAACTTTGCCAGTTTTTTCATCTCAAATTAGATGTCAAATTAGCAACTTTGTTATTTGTTGGGCTTTACACCGACACGGGTGGTTTTCAGCACATCGTAACGTCGCCGGAAGTGATGCGTATGGCGGCCGAGCTGGTCTCTAGCGGCGCGCAAACCAGGCTGATCAGCCAATACCTAACCGGCACCAAATCTTCGGCGCAATTAAAGTTGTGGGGGCGAGTGATTAGCCGAGCACGAGTAAGTAAGGATGGGGTAGTGGTTGCGGGGGTAACTCAATCAGATTTGAAAGCAGTTGGCGCTAACGAGGAGGACGTAGCGGGGCTGTTAACGATGCTAGAGACCCTAGACCAGTGTAAAATGGCGATATTGTTATGTGAAACCGCGGATGGTGTGATTAAAGGTAGTTTGCGCTCTAACAACAGCCAAATTGATGTTTCTAAAATTGCCAGATATTTTGGGGGCGGTGGGCACGTTAAGGCGGCCGGATTCACTCTTCCAGGGAAACTGGTTATAGACAAGCACAGCGTAAGCGTGGTATAATAAGACAAAATTCTAAATTTTAAATTTTTAATTTTAAAATAATTGGAATTTGTTTTTGCCCAGGTGGTGGAATGGCATACAATAATAACGATCATTGCAAACACCTCTGCCATATGCCATAATTGATTTATGAAAGATAAATCGTGGACAGAAGCACAATTAAGGTCAGCCGCCCAAGAATCTCGAAGTATCCGTCAGATTTTACAGAGACTTGGATTAGCAGAGGCGGGCGGAAATTACGCTCAGATTAAAAAATATTTGCACATTTACAATATCAATATGGAAAATATTAAAGGTAAATCTTGGTGCAAAGGGTTGAATGTCGAAGGACATCCAAGAGTGCAGTTAGATCAATTATTGGTAGAAAACAGTAGTTTCCAAAGTTACAAGCTAAAAAATCGACTTTTCAATTCGGGGTTAAAGCCCAGAAAATGTGAAGAATGTGGGTGGTCAAAAATAACGCCAAGCGGTCATTTGCCTTTAGAAATACATCATATCAATGGGGATCGGTCTGATAACAGAATAAATAATTTAGTCATTCTGTGTCCCAACTGTCATAGTCAAAAGCCGAATTATCGTGGTAGGCGAAGAGATTAGTAAATAAGCCCGGGTGGTGAAATTGGCATACACGCGACACTTAAAATGTCGTTTCGAAAGAATTGCGGGTTCGAGTCCCGCCCTGGGCACCAAAAATTGCAGCATACCCTCGTCATTCCGGGCTTGACCCGGAATCTATGTAAAAAGAAAAAAATGAATAAATATACCGGCACTATCGTTGAAGAGTCACTAGACGACAATCGGCTTATAAATGAATTTAATATCTTAAATACTCGTATTTCCGGGGCAGAAAATCCTGCCGACCGCTGGCACTTATATAAAGTCGATGCAACTAAAGAGCAGCTTGAGGAGCTATCAAAACATATTAAACCGCAAAAGTGGTATGCTCATTTTTGGTGTGACGACGAGATGATAGTAGTTTTCCGAGATAAAATGTTTGATCAAAAAGTTAATGATAAAAATACTTGGGAGCCAGCAATTAGATACGGGCTCTCTCACGGTATCCCAATAAAACAGCTTGATTTTGTTGTTGAGTGAAAAATAAATGATTGAAGTTGAGAAGAAGTTTAAATTAAGCGGGCAAGACATTGAACGGCTAACCAGGGATGCCGAGTTTTTGAAAGAGCGGACTTTTACTGACATTTATTTTGACGATGAAAAATATTCTCTAACCTCGAACGATAAATGGTTGCGTGCGCGAGATGGCCTTTATGAACTAAAATTGCCAATGCATGCGGGGGTGGATAGAAAAGCAGACCAGTACGATGAAATTGAAGATGAACAAAAGATTCGCGAAGTGCTAAATATCCCCACCGACCAGAAAATTGACGAAATTTATGCACCATTTTGCAATGTCACCACTACGCGCAAAAAATATAAAAAAGATCAATTTATTATTGATTTAGACGATGTCGATTACGGTGATTTTAAGTATTCGCTTGGTGAGATTGAACTATTAGTAAATAATCAGTCAGATATTGAAAAAGCAATTGCGGAAATTATGGATTTTGCGAATAAGTATCAATTGTCCGTCGCAATGGTTCGTGGAAAAGTAATTGAATATCTAAAACAAGTTAAACCGGAACATTATCAAGCTCTAATTAAAGCCAAAGTAGTGAAAGATTTCTGAATAGAGTGAATGCCCGTCCGAAGACGGGCATTTTGGTGTGGCGGGTAGGCGCACTGGCCTACTCAGCGTTCTTGTTGGCAGGTACGATGCCAGAGCCGTCATAAGGCTCGATCTCGATGACGCCTGCAACGAATGCCTCGTCAGCCTTGGCGACGTTCCTGACAAATGTCCATTCACCGTCCGGGCCTTCGTGGAAACGCCCGATGATCGTACCAGTGTCTCGAACGCGATGGGGCAGCTTTCGTTCTGGCCCGTGGCCGTCCTGCATTCCAACGAGCGCATCAGTTTCCAACATGGCCGCAATTCCGGACAGACCCTCGTTCTCCATTGCTCGACTCCTTTGGTATCCGAATCGATGAAAAGATCGACAGGAGTGATTGCTTATCCTGCTATGCCGTGATCATATAATTATTTGTCTTGTGATTCAAGCTATTTATATAGATTCCGGGTCGAGCCCGGAATGACAGCGGAACGAATATGTTATAATGACGGCATGAAAAGGGTTATCTTCAAATTTATTTCTACACTGATAATTTTAGGCCTCGCTGCGGCAGGGGGATATTATTACTATCAAACTTGGCGATACCCGCTAAAATATCAAGATGAGGTAAAGGCAGCGGCAATACAGAATAATTTGCCCAAGAACTTTATCATGTCGGTAATTCGTGAAGAAAGCCGATTTAATCCAGATGCCAAATCTAACGCAGGGGCAGTAGGGCTGATGCAAGTTTTGCCCACCAGTGCTAAATGGATGGCCACAAAACGGGGTAAAACATTAGATTTAAGCACGTTAAATGACCCAAAAGTGAATATTGATTATGGTTGTTGGTACTTAAGTTATCTACTAAAAACGTTTAACGGCAACTATACCACGACCATCGAGGCATACAACGCGGGGATGGCAAATGTAACAGAATGGGAGAAAGTGCAATCGGGTTACATTGCATTTCCAGAGACCGCAGAGTTTGTGAAAAGAGTGAAGCAATCGAACGAGATTTATGATAAGCTGTATGGAGAAAATTGGGATGCGAGTCGTTATGACATTACCCGCGTTCTAAGGTAGGAGACCAATATGATCACCAGAGAGCAATTGATCCAAAAATACAGAGAGTTTTTTGAATCCCATGGACACAAGTGGGTGGCTGGGGCTTCGCTTGTGCCAGAAAACGATCCGACAGTGCTATTTACTACCGCCGGGATGCATCCGTTGGTGCCATATTTAATGGGCGAAAATCACGCCGAGGGTAAGCGCATTGCCAATGCGCAGAAATGTATTCGAACCGATGATATCGACGAAGTGGGCGATGCTACTCATCAAACCTTTTTTGAAATGCTTGGTAACTGGTCGTTTGGTGACTATTTTAAGTCAGAAGCTATCCAATGGAGCTACGAATTTTTGACTGATCCAAAATGGTTGGGGCTTGATGTGGCGAAATTAGCCGTGACGGTTTTCGCCGGAGATCAGGATGCACCATTTGACACTGAAGCATACGATTTATGGATCAAGACTGGGATTAAACCGCAGCGAATTGCCAAGTTGCCAAAATCTGATAACTGGTGGGGGCCGGCAGGGCAGGTGGGGCCGTGTGGACCGGATACCGAGATGTTTTATTGGACAGGTAGTGATAAGGCTCCGGCCGAGTTTGACCCGAAAGACACGCGTTGGGTGGAAATTTGGAATAACGTCTTTATGCAATACAACAAGACCGAGGACGGCAAATTCGTTCCTCTTAAACAGACTAATGTTGATACGGGTATGGGATTGGTGCGTACGCTGGCGGTTATTAACGGCCAAGCCGATAACTATCAAACCGAACTTTTTTGGCTAATTATTCAAAAAATCGAACAGATTTCGGGAAAAAAATATGCTGATCATTTAATCGAATTTAGAATTGTTGCCGATCATATTACCGCGGCCATTTTTGCCATCGCAGATGATGTATTGCCATCTAATAAAGGTGCCGGATACATCACTCGCCGTTTAATTCGTCGCGCAATTTCAAAAATGCATGCATTGGGAGTTAAGGGTGCTTGCGTATATCAGATTGGGCTAGAGGTTGTTCATTTATATCAGCAAGATTATTCAAAGCTAGCAGACAAATCGATTTTGGAAACGCTGGAACAGGAAGAGAAAAAGTTTTTGGCCACTCTGGTTTTGGGTTTGAAGCAACTTGATTCGTGCAAAAATCCAGACGGCAAGTTTGCTTTTAATTTATTTCAAACGTATGGTTTCCCGGTTGAAATGACGATGGAGCAAATGCGTCTGCAAAAAATCGGCTTCGATAAGGGTCAGTTATTGCGCGAGTTTGGCCAAGAAATGACGGCGCACCAAGATTTATCCCGTACGGCATCGGCGGGGATGTTTAAGGGCGGGCTGGCTGATGCAAGTGAGATAACCACCAAATATCATACTGCTACGCATTTGTTGCAAGCTGCGCTACGTCAGGTGCTAGGAACAGAAGTTTACCAGCGCGGATCTAACATTACTGCCGAAAGAATGCGGTTTGATTTCTCGTATCCGGACAAAATGACTGACGATCAGATTGCTCAAGTCGAGCAACTAGTTAATGGTTGGATAAAAGATTCGCTAGTTGTTCAAATGGAAGAAATGT is a window encoding:
- a CDS encoding alanine--tRNA ligase, which gives rise to MITREQLIQKYREFFESHGHKWVAGASLVPENDPTVLFTTAGMHPLVPYLMGENHAEGKRIANAQKCIRTDDIDEVGDATHQTFFEMLGNWSFGDYFKSEAIQWSYEFLTDPKWLGLDVAKLAVTVFAGDQDAPFDTEAYDLWIKTGIKPQRIAKLPKSDNWWGPAGQVGPCGPDTEMFYWTGSDKAPAEFDPKDTRWVEIWNNVFMQYNKTEDGKFVPLKQTNVDTGMGLVRTLAVINGQADNYQTELFWLIIQKIEQISGKKYADHLIEFRIVADHITAAIFAIADDVLPSNKGAGYITRRLIRRAISKMHALGVKGACVYQIGLEVVHLYQQDYSKLADKSILETLEQEEKKFLATLVLGLKQLDSCKNPDGKFAFNLFQTYGFPVEMTMEQMRLQKIGFDKGQLLREFGQEMTAHQDLSRTASAGMFKGGLADASEITTKYHTATHLLQAALRQVLGTEVYQRGSNITAERMRFDFSYPDKMTDDQIAQVEQLVNGWIKDSLVVQMEEMSPAEAKQSGALGIFDDKYGSKVKVYSVGKTSREICGGPHVSNTKELGLFKITKEEASSAGVRRIKATLI
- a CDS encoding MBL fold metallo-hydrolase, which translates into the protein MIITRNSEHALEFKTKEAAIKVNTDVVINDVKIAGPGEYDVAKVSVIGFPTKTQTVYLLAVDDVTVCYFSVKPEKLATDVIEKMGNVEMLVVTLCADTTPEEVVNLINALEPNVVMPIGDKGAVEKLMQTSGADNTEIDSYKITKSTLPADDRQMIVLKSGR
- a CDS encoding S1 RNA-binding domain-containing protein, translating into MVNKPNTEETMEELVTEAGENLVPFKVGSVADVVVTAVTKNSIWVDVAGVAVGIIPDREFSFGTGDLKVGDHVVAYVLSQEDKEGHVVLSLRKADRERLWVTLKDKFESGEVLQAKVAEANKGGLMVEIGGVVGFLPISQLASNHYPRATQGNRDEVSTKLNELIGETMNVKIINFDKITNKLIFSERAAGDTVAEEKLSKIKIGEILKGKITGIVDFGLFVSIGDDLEGLVHISEISWKRVSDLRTMFNIGDEINVSVTGITDGKVSLSMKRLLEDPWVEAASKFKVGDIVSGVVTGATRFGVFVRLNDTVDGLVHKSELTDENVEDPSTILPIGHKDQFRVISIDSPAHRLSLSWKGLKAEADKQAAKTAKKLPEKAEVQEEVKEEVKKESPKKAPAKKPAAKKTSKKE
- a CDS encoding bifunctional oligoribonuclease/PAP phosphatase NrnA, producing the protein MFSPDLSKSLKDIIANSPRVLLICHEKPDGDAISSLLATRLMLFGLNCLDVQMVSIDGVPKAFEFLPDSNLIKSDFLRGDFEVIITLDCGDFKRTGYSDRIAKMIEKGTKLINIDHHPKNDIFRIAHLNLSDTTCASTTQIIYQLCQFFHLKLDVKLATLLFVGLYTDTGGFQHIVTSPEVMRMAAELVSSGAQTRLISQYLTGTKSSAQLKLWGRVISRARVSKDGVVVAGVTQSDLKAVGANEEDVAGLLTMLETLDQCKMAILLCETADGVIKGSLRSNNSQIDVSKIARYFGGGGHVKAAGFTLPGKLVIDKHSVSVV
- a CDS encoding CYTH domain-containing protein yields the protein MIEVEKKFKLSGQDIERLTRDAEFLKERTFTDIYFDDEKYSLTSNDKWLRARDGLYELKLPMHAGVDRKADQYDEIEDEQKIREVLNIPTDQKIDEIYAPFCNVTTTRKKYKKDQFIIDLDDVDYGDFKYSLGEIELLVNNQSDIEKAIAEIMDFANKYQLSVAMVRGKVIEYLKQVKPEHYQALIKAKVVKDF
- a CDS encoding HNH endonuclease signature motif containing protein, with product MKDKSWTEAQLRSAAQESRSIRQILQRLGLAEAGGNYAQIKKYLHIYNINMENIKGKSWCKGLNVEGHPRVQLDQLLVENSSFQSYKLKNRLFNSGLKPRKCEECGWSKITPSGHLPLEIHHINGDRSDNRINNLVILCPNCHSQKPNYRGRRRD
- a CDS encoding lytic transglycosylase domain-containing protein, which codes for MKRVIFKFISTLIILGLAAAGGYYYYQTWRYPLKYQDEVKAAAIQNNLPKNFIMSVIREESRFNPDAKSNAGAVGLMQVLPTSAKWMATKRGKTLDLSTLNDPKVNIDYGCWYLSYLLKTFNGNYTTTIEAYNAGMANVTEWEKVQSGYIAFPETAEFVKRVKQSNEIYDKLYGENWDASRYDITRVLR
- a CDS encoding nucleoside 2-deoxyribosyltransferase, which translates into the protein MCDKYVYLAGPIAGQTYDQSNDWRINTGDRLRELGMVPLSPMRGKDPQAFVPGFDRESTPLTSARGIKARDKYDVHRSSAVLANFLGATDKSIGTACEFSWADDAGVPVIAVMEPSGNPNDHPFIRETAFCVVTTLGEAIEVLRWIVLP